Proteins encoded within one genomic window of Kibdelosporangium phytohabitans:
- a CDS encoding CARDB domain-containing protein → MERKQRRLRLLTGILAAGLLAAGIAATPAAAAGPNLSLGRTATASGTQGGFAAANVNDGNAQTYWESANNVLPQWVQVDLGAGASVNQVVLGLPGSWGARTQTLSVQGSTDGSAFTALSPSAGRVFSPSSANAVTIDFDATTVRYVRVHVTANTGWPAAQVSELEIYGTDGDPPPGGGEGDLAAGKPVEANSHVHNFVAANANDNNVGTYWESAGFDGNLTVKLGSNAEVSSVVLRLNPDPVWGPRTQTLEILGREQSVTSFTSLKALGQYAFNPSSGNSVTIPVTGRVADLRLRFTANTGAPGGQVAELQVMGTAAPNPDLTVSALAWTPASPSETDAITARATVQNIGPAAAGATTVNVNLGGVAAGSAPVGGLAAGASATVAVDVGRRAMGSYAVTAVVDPVNAIIEQNNDNNSLTASSRLVVAQAPGPDLQITGITSNPPNPAAGATVTFSVTVNNRGTTASGATTVTRLTVGSTTLNTNTASIAAGATVTVPVTGSWTAISGGATITATADATDAVAEANETNNSLAKSIVVGRGAALPYVEYEAEAANYQGTLLQTDPLRTFGHTNFATESSGRQSVRLGNTGQFAEFTSTNAANSIVVRNSIPDAPGGGGIDATISLYVNGTFAQKLSLSSRHSWLYGTTDDPEGLTNSPQSDARRLFDESRALLSTSYPPGTKFKLQRDSGDTAAFYVIDLIDLEQVAPPASQPAGCTSITSYGAIPGDGIDDTAAIQRAVTDDQNGVIGCVWIPAGQWRQEQKILTDDPLNRGQYNQVGISNVTIRGAGMWHSQLYTLTEPQNAGGINHPHEGNFGFDIDKNVQISDIAIFGSGRIRGGGGAEGGVGLNGRFGTGTKISNVWIEHANVGVWVGRDFDNIPELWGPADGLDFSGMRVRDTYADGINFTNGARNSKVFNSSFRTTGDDSLAVWANRYVKDPAVDIAHDNSFVNNTIQLPWRANGAAIYGGYNNKVENNLIYDTMNYPGIMLATDHDPLPFSGQTLLANNGLYRTGGAFWGEAQKFGAITLFAQNRDITGVTIRDTEIVDSTYDGIQFKGGGGTMPNVAISNVRIDKSSNGAGILAQGSARGSAALTNVTVTNSANGNVVVEPGSSFTVTGG, encoded by the coding sequence ATGGAACGTAAGCAACGCCGCTTGCGCCTGCTCACCGGCATCCTCGCGGCCGGGTTGCTCGCCGCGGGAATCGCCGCCACCCCGGCAGCGGCTGCGGGCCCCAACCTGTCGCTCGGCAGGACGGCAACGGCCAGCGGGACCCAGGGCGGGTTCGCTGCCGCCAACGTCAACGACGGAAACGCCCAGACCTACTGGGAAAGCGCCAACAACGTGCTCCCGCAATGGGTCCAGGTCGACCTCGGTGCCGGTGCGAGCGTCAACCAGGTGGTGCTGGGACTCCCCGGGTCGTGGGGCGCGCGCACGCAGACTCTCAGCGTGCAGGGCAGCACCGACGGCTCGGCCTTCACCGCCTTGTCACCGTCGGCCGGACGGGTGTTCTCCCCGTCCTCAGCCAACGCCGTGACCATCGACTTCGACGCCACGACCGTGCGATACGTACGCGTGCACGTCACGGCGAACACCGGCTGGCCCGCGGCGCAGGTGTCGGAGCTGGAGATCTACGGCACCGACGGCGACCCGCCGCCCGGCGGGGGAGAGGGCGACCTGGCGGCGGGCAAGCCAGTCGAGGCCAACTCGCACGTGCACAACTTCGTCGCGGCCAACGCCAACGACAACAACGTCGGCACGTACTGGGAATCCGCCGGGTTCGACGGGAACCTGACGGTCAAGCTCGGCTCGAACGCCGAGGTCAGCTCGGTGGTGCTGAGGCTCAACCCCGACCCGGTGTGGGGCCCGCGCACGCAGACGCTGGAAATCCTCGGCCGCGAGCAGTCGGTGACGTCCTTCACCTCGCTGAAAGCGCTGGGGCAGTACGCGTTCAACCCGTCGTCCGGCAACTCGGTGACCATCCCGGTGACCGGCCGCGTCGCGGACTTGAGGCTGCGGTTCACGGCCAACACCGGCGCGCCGGGCGGTCAGGTCGCCGAACTCCAGGTGATGGGCACGGCCGCGCCCAACCCGGACCTGACCGTCTCCGCTCTGGCGTGGACTCCCGCGTCGCCGAGCGAGACCGACGCGATCACGGCCCGCGCGACCGTGCAGAACATCGGCCCGGCAGCGGCGGGCGCGACCACGGTCAACGTCAACCTCGGTGGCGTCGCCGCAGGCAGCGCCCCGGTCGGCGGTCTGGCAGCCGGTGCTTCGGCCACGGTCGCGGTCGATGTCGGCAGGCGTGCGATGGGCAGCTACGCCGTCACGGCGGTCGTCGACCCCGTGAACGCAATTATTGAACAGAACAATGACAACAACAGCCTGACGGCGTCGTCGCGGCTCGTCGTGGCCCAGGCACCCGGCCCTGACCTGCAGATCACGGGCATCACATCCAACCCGCCCAACCCGGCTGCCGGCGCGACGGTCACGTTCTCGGTGACGGTCAACAACCGCGGCACGACTGCGTCCGGCGCGACAACGGTCACGCGCCTCACGGTCGGCAGCACCACGTTGAACACCAACACGGCGTCGATCGCGGCGGGTGCGACGGTCACCGTGCCCGTCACCGGCAGTTGGACCGCCATCAGCGGCGGCGCCACGATCACCGCGACCGCCGACGCGACCGACGCCGTCGCCGAGGCCAACGAGACGAACAACTCGCTGGCCAAGTCGATCGTCGTCGGCCGCGGCGCCGCGCTGCCGTACGTCGAGTACGAGGCGGAGGCCGCGAACTACCAGGGCACTTTGCTGCAGACCGACCCGCTGCGGACGTTCGGGCACACCAACTTCGCCACGGAGTCGTCCGGCCGCCAGTCCGTGCGGCTCGGCAACACCGGCCAGTTCGCCGAGTTCACCTCGACCAACGCGGCGAACTCGATCGTGGTCCGCAACTCGATCCCGGACGCACCGGGCGGCGGCGGCATCGACGCGACGATCAGCTTGTACGTCAACGGGACCTTCGCGCAGAAGCTGTCGCTGTCGTCCAGGCACAGCTGGCTCTACGGCACCACCGACGACCCCGAGGGCCTGACGAACTCGCCGCAGTCCGACGCGCGCAGGCTGTTCGACGAGTCGCGCGCGCTGCTGTCCACTTCGTACCCGCCGGGCACGAAGTTCAAGCTGCAGCGGGATTCGGGTGACACGGCGGCGTTCTACGTGATCGACCTGATCGACCTCGAACAGGTCGCGCCACCGGCGAGCCAGCCCGCCGGGTGCACGTCGATCACCTCCTACGGCGCGATCCCAGGAGACGGGATCGACGACACCGCGGCGATCCAGCGCGCGGTCACCGACGACCAGAACGGCGTGATCGGCTGCGTGTGGATCCCCGCCGGGCAGTGGCGCCAGGAGCAGAAGATCCTGACCGACGACCCGCTCAACCGCGGCCAGTACAACCAGGTCGGCATCAGCAACGTGACGATCAGGGGCGCGGGCATGTGGCACTCGCAGCTCTACACGCTGACCGAGCCGCAGAACGCGGGCGGCATCAACCACCCGCACGAAGGCAACTTCGGCTTCGACATCGACAAGAACGTGCAGATCTCGGACATCGCGATCTTCGGCTCCGGCCGGATCAGGGGCGGCGGGGGAGCCGAGGGCGGCGTCGGCCTCAACGGCCGCTTCGGCACCGGCACGAAGATCAGCAACGTCTGGATCGAACACGCCAACGTGGGTGTCTGGGTCGGCAGGGACTTCGACAACATCCCAGAACTGTGGGGACCGGCCGACGGGCTGGATTTCAGCGGCATGCGGGTCCGCGACACCTACGCCGACGGCATCAACTTCACCAACGGAGCCCGCAACTCGAAGGTCTTCAACTCGTCGTTCCGCACGACAGGTGACGACTCGCTGGCGGTCTGGGCCAACAGGTACGTCAAGGACCCGGCCGTGGACATCGCGCACGACAACAGCTTCGTGAACAACACGATCCAGTTGCCGTGGCGCGCCAACGGTGCCGCGATCTACGGCGGTTACAACAACAAGGTCGAGAACAACCTGATCTACGACACGATGAACTACCCGGGCATCATGCTGGCCACCGACCACGACCCGCTGCCCTTCAGCGGCCAGACACTGCTGGCCAACAACGGCCTGTACCGCACAGGCGGAGCCTTCTGGGGCGAAGCCCAGAAGTTCGGCGCGATCACCCTGTTCGCCCAGAACAGGGACATCACCGGCGTGACGATCCGCGACACGGAGATCGTGGACTCGACCTACGACGGCATCCAGTTCAAAGGCGGCGGCGGCACCATGCCGAACGTGGCCATCAGCAACGTCCGCATCGACAAGTCCAGCAACGGAGCCGGAATCCTCGCACAGGGCAGCGCACGCGGCAGCGCGGCACTGACCAACGTGACGGTCACGAACTCCGCCAACGGCAACGTTGTGGTGGAGCCCGGTTCGAGCTTCACCGTCACCGGCGGCTGA
- a CDS encoding response regulator, with protein MLRVVVCDDEQLLREALSKIIEAAPDLSVAGLAADGQQAVAAVDLHAPDVVLMDIRMPVLDGIEATRRIAGRTKVLILTTYDLDSYVYAALRAGASGFLLKDAPSERLRDGIRIVAAGQAVLAPEATARMITAFRPAMPTGEDEALLRAIRGLSPREREVCALLGAGLANDDIAERLTISRYTVKVHVSNILGKLGVRDRVHVVLAWSRLRGHI; from the coding sequence GTGCTCCGCGTAGTCGTCTGCGATGACGAACAGCTGCTCAGGGAAGCCCTGTCCAAGATCATCGAAGCCGCGCCGGACCTGTCGGTCGCCGGTCTCGCGGCCGACGGGCAGCAGGCCGTGGCCGCGGTCGACCTGCACGCGCCGGACGTGGTCCTGATGGACATCCGGATGCCCGTCCTCGACGGGATCGAAGCGACCAGGCGCATCGCCGGTCGCACCAAGGTACTCATCCTCACCACGTACGACCTCGACAGCTACGTCTACGCGGCGTTGCGGGCCGGGGCCAGCGGGTTCCTGCTCAAGGACGCGCCGAGCGAACGGCTGCGCGACGGCATCCGGATCGTCGCCGCGGGCCAGGCCGTTCTCGCCCCGGAAGCCACGGCACGGATGATCACCGCGTTCCGCCCGGCCATGCCGACCGGCGAGGACGAAGCGCTGCTGCGCGCGATCCGTGGCCTGTCCCCGCGCGAACGCGAGGTGTGCGCGCTGCTCGGCGCGGGTCTGGCCAACGACGACATCGCCGAGCGGCTCACCATCAGCCGCTACACGGTGAAGGTGCACGTCTCCAACATCCTCGGCAAACTCGGCGTCCGCGATCGCGTGCACGTCGTCCTCGCCTGGTCGCGGCTGCGCGGGCACATCTGA
- a CDS encoding sensor histidine kinase has translation MDAGPQAGRARLERLSEGLLALLPVTAAWLSILDGPAERYPLVLLAVATVQMSALAWCRRFPLTVLLVVIALETALIVLDMEIFVGVLAATFALGTWGKPVQQRIGLVVGLSLLGIGMVVSIAGGAPAGFAVVGIASVAVMFVGFWLSGRLGARQRGRIRELEADRAEVVRRERALLARELHDILNHSVTAMVLDATAAAETGTDVRETLDRVARTGRDSLAELRRLLGVLRASSADGGHDPLVVPPGLAQIDALVSATPLDVTVVRHGDPGRLDASIEHAAYRVVQEALTNVVKHAGPVATVVSLAFAADQLTVSVVNERPVTAGNPGSGLGLVGMRERVLLVGGMLQVTPRPDGFEVRAVLPSRSVACSA, from the coding sequence GTGGACGCGGGCCCGCAAGCAGGCCGTGCTCGCCTGGAGCGACTGAGCGAGGGACTGCTCGCGCTGCTGCCGGTGACGGCCGCCTGGCTGTCCATATTGGACGGACCGGCGGAGCGGTACCCGTTGGTGCTGCTGGCGGTGGCGACGGTGCAGATGTCCGCGCTGGCGTGGTGCCGCAGGTTCCCGCTGACCGTCCTGCTGGTGGTGATCGCGCTGGAGACGGCGTTGATCGTCCTCGACATGGAGATCTTCGTCGGCGTGCTCGCCGCCACGTTCGCCCTCGGCACGTGGGGAAAGCCCGTGCAGCAGCGGATCGGGCTCGTGGTCGGCCTGTCGCTGCTGGGGATCGGGATGGTGGTGAGCATCGCGGGCGGTGCGCCCGCCGGGTTCGCCGTGGTCGGCATCGCCTCGGTCGCGGTGATGTTCGTCGGGTTCTGGCTGAGCGGACGGCTCGGCGCCCGGCAACGCGGCCGGATCCGCGAGCTCGAAGCCGACCGCGCGGAGGTCGTGCGGCGGGAACGTGCCCTGCTGGCACGGGAACTGCACGACATCCTGAACCACTCGGTGACCGCGATGGTGCTCGACGCGACCGCGGCTGCGGAGACCGGCACGGACGTCCGCGAGACCCTCGACCGGGTCGCGCGGACCGGCCGCGACTCGTTGGCGGAACTGCGGCGGCTGCTCGGGGTGCTGCGCGCGAGTTCCGCCGACGGCGGCCACGACCCGCTGGTCGTGCCGCCCGGCCTCGCCCAGATCGACGCGCTGGTCTCGGCGACGCCGCTGGACGTCACCGTGGTCCGGCACGGAGATCCCGGCAGGCTCGACGCCAGCATCGAACACGCCGCCTACCGCGTGGTCCAGGAGGCGTTGACGAACGTGGTCAAACACGCCGGACCGGTGGCGACCGTCGTGTCACTGGCGTTCGCCGCCGACCAGCTGACGGTGTCCGTCGTGAACGAAAGGCCGGTGACAGCGGGTAATCCGGGGTCGGGCCTCGGCCTGGTCGGCATGCGTGAACGCGTCCTGCTCGTCGGCGGGATGCTCCAGGTGACCCCGCGCCCGGACGGGTTCGAGGTCCGCGCGGTGCTGCCGTCGAGGAGCGTGGCGTGCTCCGCGTAG